GGTGTTGTGTGTTAAACTTGCTGCCTAGGGTATCGGTCCAGGAAGTGTGGATGTGGTGGAGGTTtgagtgctggtgctggtgctggtgctggtgctggatGGTGTTTATTAATATACGTCAAGCATAAAACCGTAATTTTTTATCATCCTTCCCTGGGAGCttatggaaatgaaaagaacaagtcAACATGATAACTCTATTCCTAATGTCACTGTCTTTATGATTATATTAGTGTAAACAGTGCTTCTTTTATAAGAATTAGAATATATGTTATgcatttcaaaattttcagaAGCAAGGTTAGTAAAAATGATCAACTTTCTCTTCCACAGATGGGAGCCAATCCAAACTTCCAGACCTACTCCAGCACACCCACAAAGGACAAGCCAGCCAACAACGACCCCTTTGCTGAGGACACCAGTAATGACACCACCTCCCCACACACCATCGACACCTTTCGAGAGACGGCCTTGCACCGCGCCATCAGGAACAAGAATGAGGCAGACATCCGGGCAATACTGGACCACAAGGGTGAGGCTGCAGTgtgttgctggtgctggtgtcCTCAGGGGAAGGTGTTGGTGGTTCACTGTGACCTGGTGATGCagaataaatggagaaaatataAGATTGCTTGGCAGTATAAATAGTTTTTCCTCACACATGAAAGGTTGTTCATAAACTTTCAGAATACTGTGAGGGCAACAAGGCTGACCTGCTgctgacccctgacttgaacctGCGTGACTCTGACGATTTAACCCCGTTGGGCGTGGCCTTGGGGACGGGTCAGATCACGGTAGCCAAGCATCTTCTGGAGGCTGGGGCagacatcaacaccaccaacgtGCAGGGCTGCAGCCTCCTCCACCTGGCCATCCAAGTCAAGAATCCTGAAGTGGCCACCTTCCTCATCAACAATGGAGCAGAGACCAACTTAAGGCAGGTGTTTAGCAGTACTATTATGTTTCCCTCAGCCACAGACCAACTTAAAGCAGGTGTTTAGAGCAGTACTATTGTGTTTCCCTCAGCCACAGACCAACTTGAGGCAAGTGTTTAAAGCAGTACTGTTGTGTTGGAAATGTgccatattcttttctcctataACTGCTTGGTCAGCTTCTTTTTGTACATGAGAAGAAAGATAGTTTGAAGCTTATCCTTTTTGTActactattcattcattcattctctcactcatcacacacactatgcaccagtttgttctttcattcataaattttctctctttttctctctttcatactCAGTTGGTTATATTTAAGTTGTGCCTGAAAATTTTTGGCTTTAAAAGGACTACTCACATTTCctggtcattattattactgttgtttgtAATTTTTGTTAATGACTGTAAGTTGATGTTCCAGTACTCTTTAAAACCTTCCTCCACACTCACCATCGACCTGTATAAGATAAAAGCATAAGTGAGATTAGTTTTGAGTATCAGACAAACAAACCTTCATATACACTCACCAAAGACTCAACTTtgtataaagtaaaaagtttagATGAGATTAGTTATGAGTATCAGACATTATAGCTTCCCTCCTTATTAAAGACTCCTGCTGCATCCCCAGGACTCGAGAAGGCCTCTCCCCGCTGGACCTATGCATCAGCGAAGGGTTTGGAGAGGTGGTGGGGCTGCTCTGCACTCACAACGCTGACATCAATGCCCACCCTGGCTCTGACCCGCCCCTCTGGAAGGCTCTCAGCTCCAACCAAGAGGACATTGCTTCCATTCTAGTCCAGTGAGTAATcgttgtctttcctttccctctttgttGTCAGTGCTGTGATTTGTTTTGattctttacttattcattatatatatatatatttttttttttttaatgtacagGTAGATTGAAAAATGTTGATTGTGTTGAGGTAAAGTTACAGTGTTGTTTTTTcaccctcccttttcttttctctctttcttttttttccttgatgttTACTCTACTTTTTTGgtgttgttatatttatttttctgatgTACAGGTAGATTGAGAATGTTGGTTGTGTTGAAGTAAAGTAACAAAGGTTTCCTCATCCCATTATCTTCTATGTTATACGTTGAGAAGAGAGCATATTTACACCTCactattttgtcttgtttttgttaatgtACACAGGTAGATGAAAGACAATGACTGTATAAAGTTTTAAGTTTTTtcacattccttcccttttcttttctctcagcatttccctccatctctaagtgcaggaaaagagaaatatattttgtcgagtttgtttactttcttctttgttatgaAATTTCCATGCACACATTCCTGCAAGATGCATGATGTCTTCTAACTGTTTCTTGCCGGCATGTCACTGAAGAAagaggtgggtggggagagagccCATTTCTGTTTCTATCCTGTTCCCCCACACATAACTAGAAACCCTCATTATGTAGCAGTATGTCTCCTGCTATCTGTTCTAATTTGTTCTGCTATGTGACAGATTTTGGtccgtgttctgaaacgctttgccctctcaccatcactgctttcaaaGGGCTCCAGTTGAATATACTCATTtttatgagtattttttttattttgatgataaattggcaagatttctagtttattaaaaggagaaaactgtCCTGAAAACACGGCTaattctctgtggccttggaaaattgtcgtagtgaaagggaaaggcatttctgaatacaggttTTTGTCATCTCAGTGTATCTGCAGAAGTACAACCCATACCTACCACATTGGACCATTCTTAGTATTGACAGGAATGCTCGTAATGAGTAAAGTGTAGATACTGATCATTAAAAACCACATAAATACAGTATTATTGCAAGATTTCACTTAGTTcattgtgtatttaccttgtaCCTTGTTGTAATGTGTAAGGCTTCAGCAAGGTTTGTGTGGTCTTTTCTCTATGCATATATATTCATTAACTCCTTTATCTCATCCATACTTTTTTGGCTTTATCATTTTGTCTTTTCAGTCCATACCGTGACTATAATATCAATGGGAAGCtgtatttcctgtgtgtgtgtgtgtttgtgtgtttgtgtaatgtaAGTCAgagtacacacatacatgcatgccTATCTGTGTATTTCAGGCACCACGTGGACACTGACAATTGGGATGATGGTCCTGAGGATTGCCAGCAGACACTACTTCACAGGGCCATTggtgagctgagagagagagagagagatagcaaatTTTTCGTAACATATGTAGTAGAGTCTATATTTTACCCTTGTGACATATCGCTCCAcccatattaatttttttttgtattcctcaCACTTCCTGTACATTAgctgctttcttttttactttctttaactttttggagccttttctttatttcatcttttttcccccccatctattgtcttttatttattgatgtattGATTCACTCACATATCCAAGAACAGCACTCATTCAAGACACATTCTCACAGTTTTCTCAGAGTACCTTCACCAACACCCACAGATGAGAATTGCGAGGAGATAGCAGTGTTCCTCATCCGGAGTGGCTGTGATGTGAATGCTGTGAGGAGGCCAGGACCAGGAGGttcaggaggggaggaggcaaaGGACCTGATGACACCCCTCCACCTGTGCTGCTCCTGGGGCCTGGAGGACACTGTGCAGGCTCTCATTGAACACGGGGCTAAAGTTAATGCTAAGGTGAGGAACTGTCGAGGTGTTTCTGGGATTACTTTGTTGCTCATGTCTTTGTTTGTGGTTGTTTGCAGTGTTACTTTaagtttttcttgttatttcatgtttttttgtgttttgatatgtttatctcttatctattgaacacacatacatacacttccACACAGCTTcaatatccttccttttttaacaCCCAGGATGCCGAGAATAAGACACCTTTACACCACGCCATAGAAAACACCATCTATGTACACTACCTatggagcacacacacatacacacatatgtacatacaCTTCCACACAGCTTcaatatccttcctttttttttatcacccagGATGCCGAGAACAAAACACCTTTACACCACGCCATAGAAAATGCCCACACCAACATCATCtccctgctgctctcccaccctGCCCTGGACCTCACCATCAGGGACAAGGCTGGAGTAACGCCCTTCGCTGCAGCCATGCTGAGAAAGAACAACAAGGCAGCCAAGGCCATCCTCAACAGGGAATCAAAGGCTGCTGAACAGGtgaatgttattattgttgttattgtgtatGTGGTGTTGATTGTATGCTAGTTTTCAGATTGGTACTTGTGCTTCTTGGTGTCTTAGTGTCTCCTGTAGAGGGAAATAAGGGTGTTAGATgagataatggtggtaatgatgttaTGTACACTATGGattgtttttagttttgaaGTTAGGATTACGGTAATTTTGTCCCTTGCCTTTGTTTATAAATGCATGATTGTTATGTATGAGTTGATGTCAAAAATAAAGGCGTGAAAGTGTcttaaaatgaagatagaaaagggTGAACAAGTTTTTAACCATGAATGTAATCTGGTAAAACTTCACAaacatattaaccccttcagtaccaggacacgttttcatattccttctggttattatttggtgatttttttacaggttcagaaactcatgtgggggattgaaatagtgaagactgtggccatttatcttctgatctccatagacccttcctaatctcaattaaattgtctaatcacacccaaaattcatgataaaaatgcattccagtactgaaggtgtttaaatgaggatagatagaaaaaggTGGACaatttttttaccatgaatatAATCAGGCAAATCTTcagaaatgtaatataatgaggATAGATGGAAAGAGGTGGACAGCTTTTTAACCATGAATATAATCTAGAAAAATTAAAGGTCTGAAAGTGTGTTCATGAGGATAGGCAATGGTGAAAAATAATCCAGAATAtaatcaggaaaaaaattaacaaactaGACAATCTTATCGGGTGTTGCTTTCCATGATGCAGTACGACCACAAGGGGCACAACTTCCTACACCTGGCCATCCAGAAGAAGGACATGGAGagccttctgttcctcctcagcATCAATGTGGACATGCACACTCGCACTCAGGACCAgcactccctcactccactCCACCTGGCCACTACACTCTCTGGGTACGCacactcacattctctctctctctctctctctctctctctctctctctctctctctctctctctctctctctctctctctctctctctctctctctctctctctctctctctctctctctctctctctctctctctctctctctctctctctctctctctctctctctcttctgttttctacCATATTAATAACACTGATGCTGCTTTGTCTAATTTACCATCTTTTTGTATTTGCATGTTATAAATCCCATTCATATGAAAGACTGGTGGCATTGTAATATATTCCTATCTTGATGACAAATGAAGCCATGGTTCTTATTACACAGACATACCATTCTGTTGAgcttatttattttacctttacAACTACATCCATGGTTATTTTCTGATACTTATTGTTTTAATCTAATATTACACTTCTTTACGGCATTCATCAGGACTTCATGCCATTACTTTCTCGTTGCATCATTCACTACCATCATTtccaggtcagagatgattgtCCGTAACCTTCTGCTGGCGGGGCACGGAGCCATCAAGGAGCTCACGCCACAGAAACAGACAGTGCTCCACCTGGCAGCAGCTCATGACCAGCCCCAGCTTGCCTCCATCTACCTGGAtaatggtgtggaggtggatgcTGTGGATGACAACCTGAATAATGCCCTCCATGTTGCTGTCAAGGTATGCTGGTGTTTGTCTCAATGCAGTTCAGGGTTATTGATATTGTATTTAAGATGtgtttattaatctctctctaggTGGCTCAGACAAAGCAGCAGTGTCTctgttattcttctcttttgcttctttatgATGTTCTGAAATGGAAATGCAAGgtggaatatctttttttttttttatggttgtgtttgtttgtgtatgttttatcACCTGTTGTGGTTAATTTTCATAACCGACTAaatgtatctttcttttatggttgtgtttgtgtatgttttctcATCTGTTTTGGATACTTGTCATAACTGCGCTGTGCTTCATTTACATATAACATTGGTACAACAAGACTTTGGATAATGCACTGAGGAAAGTATTTGAATATGCACAAAAATGGAGTTTCATCCCCCTGGAAAACCATGagaataaaaacacatgaaattaATACACTGAAAAACCTTGTGTTACTGAGACTCAAAGTTGTTACCAGTGTCATCATTGTGTCCTCCAGGAAGGCCACTTGGCAATGGTGAAGGTGCTGCTCACAGAGTCAAACATTAATGCTGGTGCTGTTAATCTGAGAGGCCAGAATCCACTGCATGTGCTGGCCAACTACCCGAAAGACAACGCTGCTGCCATCGCTGAGGTCTTCCTGGAGGCCATTCCTGACTACGACCTCAACAGTGTGGATGTGGAAGGCAACGCAGGTGAGGAGTGCTGGCTGGTGCAAGACTTGTTGATTAGTTATTTGTAGTGattgaaagtaaagaaacaagTAGAATACAAAATGATAGATCTTTAGTgtagaatatataaataaatgttagtCAGGGTCAGGTATCATGTTCAGTTAGCAAATATATCAGCAGCCACTAGTTCCTCATTCTCACACAAGCCTTTGCCCCGCACCCTCTCAGCCTTGTTGCTGGCATACATGCGAGGTGCCAGCCAGCTATGTCGGGTGCTGGTGCGATCTGGGGCCTGCCTCGGCACTACTAATAAGCATGGAGTCAATATATTCAACTATCAGGTGAGCAAGTATACAGTGTTAGTTTCAAGTAGGAGACTGTTGTGTTTGAGTTGaagtctcctcttcttcctctcctttctcttttcttttcttcagttcaTTGAGGAAGTTTGTTGATGGAATGTGATGTGTGCCTTGGTTTAGAGGGTGGGTTGAATtgaattctcttcctcctctttgttctccCTGTGTATCATCTCCAATTCCAGTTGAATAAAGGCAAGGAAGTTTGAAACTGAATCATCAATAAGATAAGTAATTCAGAGGTGATAAAGCAGTGTGACACACAATCAGGGAACATCCATAACTTTTAAGACTCGGTGATTGAAAACAGACATTGAGAAGGACATGACAGCACACTCAGAGAACATCCACAACTTTTATTACTCATTAGATGGAAACAGACATCAAGGACACAACAGCACAAATTTCATTCAAAACCTATACAGCAAAACAGAAAATATTCAGGGAAACATACACTGAGGCAGCTGGGTGGTACTGACCCCTCACTGTGGCTTACAGGTGCCCACCAAGACCCTGCTGTTCCGCCTGCTGGATGTGTTGTCTGGTGAGCCGCCGTGGAGCGAGGGGGAGCTGTGCATGGAGTGTGGCACCAAGTTTGGCCTGGCAACACGGAAGCACCACTGTCGTCACTGTGGCAGGATACTGTGCAACCGGTGCTCGGATAAAGATGTTCCTATACTCAAGTTTTCTCTCAATAAGCCGGTGAGAGTGTGCCAGACCTGCTTCGACGTCCTCACGCTTGGAGCGGCGGCCAATTCCTACTAGTGTTTTTATTATGTCAGGGTGGTGCAGTTTTTTTCTTGCAGTTTTTCTATGCACGGGATGTCGCCTGTATATCTTTTGCCTTAGTGTCCAAACACTTGAGGCGTTTGCTGGTGGGCAGGGATTttactttgttctttttttttctcttctctttttacagTAAAGGTGTTGAGTTATTGCAACTTTTGTCTTTGTAGATGTTCACTAAAGGTCTGAATTTATCAACACAATGTACTCCAGGTTTTGAGAAGTTTTAGTTGGGCTATTTTATACATCTCTATGACTGGATCTGTAGTCTTGCATCATTGTATCATTTACACAGTTACTGGAAGTACAATACCTTAAGAAGATTCCTCAGTTTTTTATCCAGTTTTAAGCTGAGTGAATGGAACAGCCTGAGCCAAGAAGCAAGTAATCACCTGTGTTACAAGCTGTGATATATGTCTAAGATGAAGCCTTCTTCAAGCTAGGGATCAACCACTACAACAAACACCCTCCCAACACCAAGGGCGGCCGACTCTCGTGACAGCTCTGTACATAACCACCACCCTCAGCAGCGTGTTTTGTAGGTTTTGTAGCCGTGTCAATTCTCCCATGTGATTTATGAAGAGTTTTAAGAGTCAAGCATTGTGAAGAATTTTCTGATAAGGAGTAATTAGTTTTGCCTCCAGTTTGTTGTATAGTGCAAAGATTAGTAAAATGATGCATCACAGGTTTGCTTCCCATGAATTGTTCTTGTGTTAAGTGGTGTTAAGATGGTAACTGCAGTGAGAAATATAGTCACAGTTTTGTCTCTGGTTGACTGTTGACTTTTTGTTGTCTAGTGCAGGGAAGTAACTCATGTAGTGTCACAGATTTGCCTCCAGTGGACTCCTTGTGTTAGGTGATGTAGTGTAAAGATTGTAACTGGATTGAGGAGTATGAGTAGTAGTTGTGtaggtttgtgttgttttgccaGTCACTTTGAAACTTTAAGTCTTGTGGTATCAAATGCAGCAGTTGAAGAAAGAATTTAAAGTGACCCtggaaaacaagataaacagGGCTGGGCTTTATGAAGGTCACTGTCTCTATGTGGCTGTAAGGCTGTATCTTGTGCTTATACTGAAATATAGATAGGTACAAAATGATAGTTTAGTAcaggagatattttttttcttgtatgggTGACATATCtcattttgtatttcttcctgAGAGTTGAGTGAATAGAAAGTATTGCAGAATAGGACAGCAGAGTGTATTATTATTGATGAGGTAGTGTTGTCCATGAAGAATTGTGGTCTGAGTGTGATGAAAGCCTACAATGAGGTCAGAATTTGAAGTTTTCCAGCCAAGAATCTAAAGCCAGATCTTGAATATAGTGTTGGTGAGATGCAAGTATATTGGTGGAAGTGCTTGTCATGTTTGCAGGAAGAGTCAATGTTGACTGTTACCAGTGAAACTGCAGATCTGTGTCCATTGTTCAGTGCAGCAAGGCAGTGGTGTCTTGGTTGTACAGAAAGGTACATGGTTTTTTTTGCCACTGATGTTTGCACACTGctggaaaattacttagaaGGATTTTGTGTGACTTGGAAAGTTTTAGTGTTGCTCTGTGTCCATTTTGTAGCAATGGAAGGCTGTCACCAGCCACTCTAAATAGACAtgctatatatatttgtattaaaaaatgatgtgttttgagtgtaatcAAGCTGCCTTGAACCACAGCTTCCACTTGCCTTGCATAGCAGTGTGAAGAAACAGAACAATGTTTGTTGTGAATAAGCAGTAATAAGAAGCACAAGTAATGTCATTCTGGTTCCAAACAAACCTACAAACATTTTGTGCATAGGTTAAATATTCCTCTTGGACACTGCATGGAAACACTGAGAAATTTATTTAGTGGCATGATAAATTTGTTATTCAAGTACAATGCCTTGCACATTAGGACTGTAGTGATCACGTCCTGGGATAATTTTGTGGATTGTGGTACACACCTCAGtttattacataaaaaagataaaactgaaATTAATGTTTGGAACCAGGCATGACATCGTAGTGTACCTCAGTGTAGAGTCACATTTGGTGTgttgatggtgaaggaggacCTGGGAGGTGTGGGTGAGCAAGCCAGGACGGCCGCCTGCGTGTGGGTCCGCCATTCAAGATTTACCAAAGAACATTATGCAGTATTGATAATGTTTTTAAACATTTGTGTAGAAATGCTGTTTTTCCTGTGTTGTTATTCTTCTGTATAATagctatacatatacatacatagtttATCAGTATAGATATTTTCATAACATAGTTTGGTACTGCATTGTGTACGTGTACCTTATAGTTATTCTATAAGACATTATATTTGccataatgtaaaaatatttaGATAAGCAAAGTAATCAGATTTTTATATAAGTTTAAAGGTTAAGACATAAGTAAGAATGGTCAAGTCACATGAAGAGCAGCCACCACAGGTACTCTTGGCTTGGTTGGATTAAGttacctgtctgcctgtttgcttGTCACtgggtaacctaacctaacataaaccATCTCAAGTGTAGCTGGAATGTCTGTCAATCCACCTACTTGTCAATAAgtcagttttctctcctctatctatctatacatctgTCCATCAATGGGTAATataatcaaacctaacccaactataAAGCTGGAGTATCtatctcttttatattttatctttctatacacatatctatgtatttatctctGTTTATGAGTAACCAAAACTATTCTAAGTGCATCTAGGGTGGCTGATGTTCATGAGACCCAAGATGTCTATAAatcat
The Portunus trituberculatus isolate SZX2019 chromosome 30, ASM1759143v1, whole genome shotgun sequence DNA segment above includes these coding regions:
- the LOC123510927 gene encoding rabankyrin-5-like produces the protein MAASDEVGKLQQHLSLLREQYVRLQERYTTLEQQHAIATAGCQSPEGEDSFVTRLLRFVANLYDKEKYSDMIVRLSSRDIRAHRFVLAARSDNWGVSTLAEVDSLDWTGLEEEVGEAVLHWVYTDQVSLLKDHTFTLNLMRAAASFSLLPLMKRCEKALMGWVTVRNCVRLYTTADEIGAETLRDHCSTLISTHWNDFTPEDFSHMTAPLLYTMFKSKTSHPLHAAIRLQREDVVFLYLIEYDAQLPAVLDEADSSGDMALDLALMGRQHSIADTLLKHGASVTTTDPTGASLLHRAVRRGDEYAASFLMSHGCSVNVATPRDGSTPLHTLASQEYEDPQVRQDMVRVAQMMIEKGADPNIQDKNMKTVMHLVVEGNREEIFRVLIEHDNLRLELQDKTGFPPLWHALASSTDFSDNSYASMLIKKGASSDAVIRSSGESLLHLLAREGLEEAGLFLTTQGVNCNVVNADGETPLHVSCTVGLPSLTTALLQMGANPNFQTYSSTPTKDKPANNDPFAEDTSNDTTSPHTIDTFRETALHRAIRNKNEADIRAILDHKEYCEGNKADLLLTPDLNLRDSDDLTPLGVALGTGQITVAKHLLEAGADINTTNVQGCSLLHLAIQVKNPEVATFLINNGAETNLRTREGLSPLDLCISEGFGEVVGLLCTHNADINAHPGSDPPLWKALSSNQEDIASILVQHHVDTDNWDDGPEDCQQTLLHRAIDENCEEIAVFLIRSGCDVNAVRRPGPGGSGGEEAKDLMTPLHLCCSWGLEDTVQALIEHGAKVNAKDAENKTPLHHAIENAHTNIISLLLSHPALDLTIRDKAGVTPFAAAMLRKNNKAAKAILNRESKAAEQYDHKGHNFLHLAIQKKDMESLLFLLSINVDMHTRTQDQHSLTPLHLATTLSGSEMIVRNLLLAGHGAIKELTPQKQTVLHLAAAHDQPQLASIYLDNGVEVDAVDDNLNNALHVAVKEGHLAMVKVLLTESNINAGAVNLRGQNPLHVLANYPKDNAAAIAEVFLEAIPDYDLNSVDVEGNAALLLAYMRGASQLCRVLVRSGACLGTTNKHGVNIFNYQVPTKTLLFRLLDVLSGEPPWSEGELCMECGTKFGLATRKHHCRHCGRILCNRCSDKDVPILKFSLNKPVRVCQTCFDVLTLGAAANSY